One part of the Eucalyptus grandis isolate ANBG69807.140 chromosome 10, ASM1654582v1, whole genome shotgun sequence genome encodes these proteins:
- the LOC104421885 gene encoding protein EARLY RESPONSIVE TO DEHYDRATION 15-like: MALVSGMRSSLNPKAQPFIPMFYRQVEDFSPAWWELVNASSWYRDYWLSQREDDDFGDIDDDDDDDDDDDTMPGMIDDGFAFVYELDGIDERAGGGSDPVGVGEGVRKLLNGAQIDAKALLKDLSIPKPPKDRGPKSPVMGCPKFSKKSVQNVRVKCAPRRIHQPR; encoded by the exons ATGGCGTTGGTGTCCGGGATGAGGTCGAGCTTGAACCCGAAGGCGCAGCCGTTCATCCCGATGTTTTACCGGCAGGTGGAGGATTTCTCGCCTGCGTGGTGGGAGCTCGTCAATGCATCGTCTTGGTATCGCGATTACTGGCTGAGCCAACGTGAGGACGACGATTTCGGagatattgatgatgatgacgacgacgacgacgacgacgatacGATGCCGGGGATGATCGATGATGGGTTCGCGTTCGTGTATGAGCTGGATGGTATTGATGAGAGGGCTGGTGGGGGATCGGATCCAGTGGGTGTTGGTGAAGGAGTGAGGAAACTGCTCAATG GTGCGCAAATCGATGCTAAAGCTCTGCTGAAGGACCTGAGCATACCAAAGCCACCCAAGGACAGAGGGCCCAAATCACCAGTAATGGGGTGTCCAAAGTTCAGCAAGAAATCAGTTCAGAATGTGAGAGTCAAGTGCGCTCCTCGACGCATTCATCAGCCTCGCTGA
- the LOC104421886 gene encoding protein IQ-DOMAIN 14 isoform X1 — protein MAKKRSWFTLVKRFFRLEKQTKPEKKERRRKWVFERLQVKSLPPIAAPPPPKTVDDAEEQVQSKHALSVALAAAAAAEAAAAAAQVAAEVAKLTSNPQPSSHQCKKEVDEPSVAIIHQDTTHITHQNESKSQELPAIRIQAAFRGFLARKALRALKGIVRLQAIIRGCAVRRQAMTTLKRLQSIVDIHSQVCATRSHNVQRTLHCDENCQIKYISYMVDKNSQRRWDDSLLSKKDAEALFLSKKEAALKRERIKGYSFNHRKSAESEHRKPSGRWRYWLEQWVDTQLAKSKEFEDLDPVLTSHPKPNDEDKRQFKPKSSPKKQQIEPLDSPQCAPRRYPRHKKQSSMGDDNFQSPRAIPTYMATTESAKAKARSLSSPKLRPGAFDAYSDSYSPYKNKLSLVSSIASEVPGFYKSGRPNGYQQKSPSLKGIPATMKPSRNIARELGID, from the exons ATGGCCAAAAAGAGGAGCTGGTTCACCTTAGTGAAGAGATTCTTTAGGCTAGAGAAGCAAACAAAGCCAGAGAAG aaggaaagaagaaggaaatgggTGTTTGAGAGGCTTCAAGTTAAAAGTTTACCGCCAATTGCAGCACCACCGCCCCCAAAGACAGTTGATGATGCAGAGGAACAAGTGCAGAGCAAGCACGCCCTTAGTGTGGCTCTTGCTGCGGCAGCCGCTGCTGAAGCAGCTGCTGCAGCTGCTCAGGTGGCTGCTGAGGTTGCTAAGCTCACAAGCAACCCTCAACCTTCGTCTCATCAATGCAAAAAGGAAGTGGATGAACCTTCCGTTGCTATAATACACCAGGACACTACCCACATCACACatcaaaatgaaagtaaaagCCAAGAATTGCCTGCTATTAGAATTCAAGCCGCCTTTCGAGGATTTCTT GCAAGGAAAGCTCTGAGGGCACTAAAGGGAATCGTGAGGCTTCAAGCCATAATTCGAGGCTGCGCTGTCAGGCGCCAAGCAATGACCACTCTTAAGCGCTTGCAATCCATTGTGGATATACATTCACAGGTCTGTGCGACCAGATCACACAATGTTCAGAGGACTTTGCATTGCGACGAGAATTGTCAGATCAAATACATAAGTTACATG GTCGATAAAAACAGCCAAAGAAGGTGGGATGACAGCTTACTGTCTAAAAAAGATGCAGAGGCATTGTTCTTAAGCAAGAAAGAGGCTGCATTGAAGAGAGAGCGCATCAAGGGATACTCATTCAACCATCGG AAGTCGGCAGAATCAGAGCACAGAAAACCAAGCGGAAGGTGGAGGTATTGGTTGGAGCAATGGGTGGACACGCAACTTGCTAAAAGCAAAGAATTTGAAGATCTAGACCCGGTTCTGACTTCTCATCCGAAGCCAAATGATGAGGATAAAAGACAATTTAAGCCGAAAAGTAGTCCGAAAAAACAACAGATCGAGCCACTGGACTCCCCTCAATGTGCTCCAAGAAGGTACCCTCGCCATAAAAAGCAGTCCTCGATGGGGGATGACAACTTCCAAAGTCCGCGTGCCATACCAACTTATATGGCCACGACCGAATCGGCCAAGGCAAAAGCGAGATCACTGAGCTCGCCCAAACTGAGGCCCGGGGCTTTTGATGCTTACTCCGATAGCTATTCCCCGTACAAGAATAAGCTCTCTCTCGTATCTTCAATCGCAAGCGAAGTGCCTGGCTTCTACAAAAGTGGCAGGCCAAATGGTTACCAGCAGAAATCTCCAAGCTTGAAGGGCATTCCGGCTACCATGAAACCGAGCAGAAACATTGCAAGGGAACTTGGCATTGATTAA
- the LOC104421886 gene encoding protein IQ-DOMAIN 14 isoform X2, protein MAKKRSWFTLVKRFFRLEKQTKPEKERRRKWVFERLQVKSLPPIAAPPPPKTVDDAEEQVQSKHALSVALAAAAAAEAAAAAAQVAAEVAKLTSNPQPSSHQCKKEVDEPSVAIIHQDTTHITHQNESKSQELPAIRIQAAFRGFLARKALRALKGIVRLQAIIRGCAVRRQAMTTLKRLQSIVDIHSQVCATRSHNVQRTLHCDENCQIKYISYMVDKNSQRRWDDSLLSKKDAEALFLSKKEAALKRERIKGYSFNHRKSAESEHRKPSGRWRYWLEQWVDTQLAKSKEFEDLDPVLTSHPKPNDEDKRQFKPKSSPKKQQIEPLDSPQCAPRRYPRHKKQSSMGDDNFQSPRAIPTYMATTESAKAKARSLSSPKLRPGAFDAYSDSYSPYKNKLSLVSSIASEVPGFYKSGRPNGYQQKSPSLKGIPATMKPSRNIARELGID, encoded by the exons ATGGCCAAAAAGAGGAGCTGGTTCACCTTAGTGAAGAGATTCTTTAGGCTAGAGAAGCAAACAAAGCCAGAGAAG gaaagaagaaggaaatgggTGTTTGAGAGGCTTCAAGTTAAAAGTTTACCGCCAATTGCAGCACCACCGCCCCCAAAGACAGTTGATGATGCAGAGGAACAAGTGCAGAGCAAGCACGCCCTTAGTGTGGCTCTTGCTGCGGCAGCCGCTGCTGAAGCAGCTGCTGCAGCTGCTCAGGTGGCTGCTGAGGTTGCTAAGCTCACAAGCAACCCTCAACCTTCGTCTCATCAATGCAAAAAGGAAGTGGATGAACCTTCCGTTGCTATAATACACCAGGACACTACCCACATCACACatcaaaatgaaagtaaaagCCAAGAATTGCCTGCTATTAGAATTCAAGCCGCCTTTCGAGGATTTCTT GCAAGGAAAGCTCTGAGGGCACTAAAGGGAATCGTGAGGCTTCAAGCCATAATTCGAGGCTGCGCTGTCAGGCGCCAAGCAATGACCACTCTTAAGCGCTTGCAATCCATTGTGGATATACATTCACAGGTCTGTGCGACCAGATCACACAATGTTCAGAGGACTTTGCATTGCGACGAGAATTGTCAGATCAAATACATAAGTTACATG GTCGATAAAAACAGCCAAAGAAGGTGGGATGACAGCTTACTGTCTAAAAAAGATGCAGAGGCATTGTTCTTAAGCAAGAAAGAGGCTGCATTGAAGAGAGAGCGCATCAAGGGATACTCATTCAACCATCGG AAGTCGGCAGAATCAGAGCACAGAAAACCAAGCGGAAGGTGGAGGTATTGGTTGGAGCAATGGGTGGACACGCAACTTGCTAAAAGCAAAGAATTTGAAGATCTAGACCCGGTTCTGACTTCTCATCCGAAGCCAAATGATGAGGATAAAAGACAATTTAAGCCGAAAAGTAGTCCGAAAAAACAACAGATCGAGCCACTGGACTCCCCTCAATGTGCTCCAAGAAGGTACCCTCGCCATAAAAAGCAGTCCTCGATGGGGGATGACAACTTCCAAAGTCCGCGTGCCATACCAACTTATATGGCCACGACCGAATCGGCCAAGGCAAAAGCGAGATCACTGAGCTCGCCCAAACTGAGGCCCGGGGCTTTTGATGCTTACTCCGATAGCTATTCCCCGTACAAGAATAAGCTCTCTCTCGTATCTTCAATCGCAAGCGAAGTGCCTGGCTTCTACAAAAGTGGCAGGCCAAATGGTTACCAGCAGAAATCTCCAAGCTTGAAGGGCATTCCGGCTACCATGAAACCGAGCAGAAACATTGCAAGGGAACTTGGCATTGATTAA
- the LOC104421888 gene encoding N-terminal acetyltransferase A complex catalytic subunit NAA10 has product MVCIRKATVDDLLAMQACNLMCLPENYQMKYYLYHILSWPQLLYVAEDYNGRIVGYVLAKMEEETNECHGHITSLAVLRTHRKLGLATKLMNAAQNAMEQVYGAEYVSLHVRKSNRAAFNLYTETLGYKIHDVEAKYYADGEDAYDMRKQLKGKQNHHHHHHHRHGHGHGHGHGHHHHHHHHHGDGCCSGDIKSGGIEAGQKLDSKANKAG; this is encoded by the exons ATGGTGTGCATTCGCAAGGCCACAGTGGACGACCTGCTGGCCATGCAAGCTTGCAATCTGATGTGTCTACCCGAGAACTACCAGATGAAGTACTACCTGTACCACATCCTGTCTTGGCCTCAGCTCCTCTACGTGGCGGAGGACTACAACGGCCGGATCGTCGGGTACGTCCTGGCGAAGATGGAGGAAGAGACCAACGAGTGCCACGGCCACATCACCTCTCTCGCCGTCCTCCGCACTCATCGCAAGCTGGGACTCGCCACGAAGCTCATGAATGCTGCTCAGAATGCCATGGAACAG GTTTATGGGGCTGAGTATGTTTCGCTGCATGTGCGTAAAAGCAATCGTGCTGCATTCAATTTGTACACTGAAACACTGGGGTACAAGATACATGATGTGGAGGCGAAGTACTATGCAGATGGAGAGGATGCATATGACATGAGGAAGCAGCTCAAGGGAAAGCAgaaccatcatcaccatcatcatcatcgtcatgggCACGGGCATGGGCATGGTCAtggtcaccatcatcatcatcatcatcatcatggggATGGGTGTTGTTCGGGTGACATCAAATCCGGGGGAATTGAAGCTGGACAAAAGCTGGATTCGAAGGCCAACAAAGCAGGCTAA
- the LOC104421889 gene encoding LOW QUALITY PROTEIN: protein OBERON 4 (The sequence of the model RefSeq protein was modified relative to this genomic sequence to represent the inferred CDS: inserted 1 base in 1 codon): protein MKRLRSSDDLDYYGDKSLCKDSASNRSSSSSHRSGFYSPKPGDAPPRKVLLTSYSSRYDRDRPLDDDARDALRIPRKRSDHDLERYDRRKLLGSGFGPDRHGERKGHGADFAERADGYGGNGRGVAHRSDGFSGPKKEFPKGFRSERDRSRREGSTSSSSWQRFGNGSKEVDEGRSFRAGFMEDRERKALRDVKSPTWSRDSGSEQSRRGFRDGKVREKEKEKSPSVSRGDSGSEQQSRMRSRSRSPPKHQEAGEVKEKDKEKEKEKEKEKEKEEEKEKEKSPSWSSGRSQSVETKKQEESSLAESGSSSEMEEGELEPEAAGELGSAPEVGSGGSPQKAVQLESGHREVVEIEGRAEAAEEVNKSPCEEGKDCPEESPVEEKREHTDEASQDHRKTSNDEMSGSNDEESETESDSAIVKDREILKGEEESWGGHLESAEEAIQYRKHLHDEEPPKQDKAIDLQLKEEDADSQELKLGEPAGSSLPDDSTGLAGERLVHSFKDKGKSVAFMPIEVAEVAKERVWIEREFRDVVSSRDMDMEGPSTRGFELFSSSPVRKAEKSDNAGITGQKDDKLGMEQLDLSLSLPNVLLPIGATGDNTTAAAPASPSQCRSVQSWSTFRTNSEGFTQSFSGSQSFFHNPSCSLTQNSVDYEQSVKSRPLFQGVDWQALAQNEAKPNEAPVYQGSLSNGNGSLYQSQAVLGNSNSDLIQALNLRAEGSGKMHSGLDKQLSFNKQVMGGQTKRHDDVKSPSQSIGSHEMGTSYGFDKKQAAREKHGGSLYRSGSQKERDQQLMDGSGTEFVESLIEKIVSEPLYEIARKFREMREESLAYFKESIRELMLNKDKHRQLLAFREALQNRSDITVEMLLKCHQTQLDILVALKTGLPDYLQLPSSLPSSDLAEIFLNLRCKNVSCRSALPASGCDCKVCVKSGFCSDCMCLVCSKFDMASDTCKWVGCDVCLHWCHVECAIRESYIRNGHSATGTQGMTEMQFHCVACNHPSEMFGFVKEVFQNFARGWNIENFYRELEYVKRIFHVSKDLRGKRLYEVADQMMVRLANNANLPEVYSYIMTFLNESNSAKYDKTLDSGIERGKGVNNVAGASQDMSWVTGAVVERVPFQGERLSSTIPSPNIGRSDQHALELELQRSDKKEPLFDELESIVRIKKAEAKMFQKRADDARREAEGLKRIAVTKNEKIEEEYTARIAKLRLAEAEELRRKNXEELQALERAHLEYFNMKIRMEADIKDLLLRMEATQRNLAL from the exons ATGAAGAGATTGCGGTCGAGCGATGATCTCGACTACTATGGCGACAAGAGCCTGTGCAAAGACTCGGCTTCCAatcgctcctcctcctcttcccacCGAAGCGGCTTCTACTCCCCCAAGCCCGGCGACGCTCCTCCTCGCAAGGTTCTGCTCACCTCCTACTCCTCTCGGTACGACCGGGATCGGCCCCTCGACGATGACGCCCGCGACGCCTTGAGGATCCCCCGCAAGCGCTCCGACCACGATTTGGAGCGCTACGATCGCAGGAAGCTGTTGGGCTCGGGGTTTGGCCCCGATAGGCACGGCGAGAGGAAGGGGCATGGGGCTGATTTCGCCGAGAGAGCGGACGGGTACGGCGGCAATGGTCGCGGAGTTGCTCACCGATCGGATGGCTTCTCCGGCCCGAAGAAGGAGTTCCCTAAGGGATTCCGATCGGAGAGGGACAGATCGAGGCGCGAAGGGAGCACTTCGTCGTCCTCTTGGCAGAGATTCGGGAATGGTAGCAAAGAAGTTGACGAGGGCAGGAGTTTCAGAGCTGGATTCATGGAAGACAGGGAGAGGAAGGCGCTGAGGGATGTGAAATCTCCTACGTGGTCGAGAGATTCCGGGAGTGAGCAATCTCGAAGAGGTTTTAGAGATGGAAAAgtgagggagaaagagaaggagaagtcACCTAGCGTGTCGCGAGGTGATTCGGGTAGTGAACAGCAGTCTAGGatgaggtcgaggtcgaggtcacCGCCGAAACATCAAGAGGCCGGAGAGGTTAAGGAGAAGGataaggagaaggagaaggagaaggagaaggaaaaggagaaggaggaggagaaggagaaggagaagtccCCGAGCTGGTCAAGCGGGAGATCGCAGAGTGTGGAGACCAAGAAACAAGAGGAGTCGTCGCTAGCTGAGAGTGGGAGTAGTAGTGAAATGGAGGAAGGAGAGCTGGAACCAGAAGCTGCCGGTGAACTTGGATCGGCTCCTGAGGTTGGGAGTGGAGGAAGCCCCCAAAAGGCTGTTCAGTTGGAATCTGGTCATAGGGAAGTTGTAGAGATTGAGGGTAGAGCTGAGGCTGCCGAAGAAGTCAACAAGTCCCCTTGTGAGGAAGGGAAGGATTGCCCTGAAGAAAGTCCAGTTGAGGAGAAGAGGGAACATACAGATGAGGCCTCTCAAGATCATCGAAAGACTTCAAATGACGAGATGAGTGGTAGTAATGATGAGGAAAGTGAAACTGAATCTGATAGTGCAATAGTCAAGGATCGGGAGATTCTGAAAGGGGAGGAAGAGAGCTGGGGAGGTCACTTGGAGTCTGCAGAGGAAGCCATTCAATATAGGAAGCACTTGCATGATGAAGAACCTCCTAAACAAGACAAGGCTATTGATCTCcaactcaaggaagaagatgCAGACTCACAGGAGTTAAAACTAGGAGAACCGGCAGGGTCTTCGCTGCCTGATGATAGTACCGGCTTGGCTGGAGAAAGGCTTGTGCATAGCTTCAAGGACAAAGGCAAGAGCGTTGCTTTTATGCCAATCGAAGTCGCTGAAGTTGCCAAAGAACGCGTATGGATTGAAAGAGAATTTAGAGATGTTGTGAGTAGCAGGGATATGGACATGGAAGGGCCAAGCACTAGAGGTTTTGAGTTGTTCTCGAGCTCTCCAGTTAGGAAAGCAGAAAAATCAGATAATGCGGGCATTACTGGGCAGAAAGATGACAAACTGGGGATGGAGCAACTCGATCTCTCTCTGAGCTTGCCAAATGTGTTGTTACCTATTGGCGCCACGGGTGACAACACAACCGCCGCTGCTCCTGCTTCCCCTAGCCAATGCAGAAGTGTGCAGTCCTGGTCTACTTTTCGTACTAACTCAGAAGGCTTTACCCAGTCCTTTTCGGGATCTCAATCCTTTTTCCACAATCCAAGTTGTTCTCTTACTCAGAATTCAGTAGACTATGAACAATCAGTGAAGAGTCGCCCTCTGTTTCAGGGAGTTGATTGGCAGGCACTAGCTCAGAATGAGGCGAAGCCTAACGAAGCTCCGGTGTATCAAGGATCTCTCAGTAATGGAAACGGCTCTCTTTACCAGTCTCAAGCCGTGCTGGGCAATTCAAATAGTGATCTCATCCAAGCCCTGAATCTTAGGGCTGAGGGAAGTGGTAAAATGCACAGTGGACTGGACAAGCAACTGAGTTTTAACAAACAGGTGATGGGAGGGCAGACAAAGCGTCATGATGATGTCAAGTCCCCTTCACAGAGTATTGGATCTCATGAAATGGGGACGAGTTACGGCTTTGATAAGAAACAAGCGGCAAGGGAGAAACATGGTGGTAGCTTATACAGGAGTGGTAGCCAAAAGGAGCGTGATCAACAGTTGATGGATGGAAGTGGAACTGAATTTGTTGAGTCGCTCATTGAGAAGATAGTTTCAGAACCATTGTATGAAATTGCAAGGAAATTCCGCGAGATGAGAGAAGAATCTTTGGCATATTTCAAAGAGAGTATCCGGGAGTTAATGCTTAATAAAGATAAGCATCGGCAACTATTGGCTTTTCGAGAAGCGCTGCAGAACAGATCAGATATTACTGTTGAGATGCTATTGAAATGCCATCAAACTCAACTGGATATCTTGGTTGCTCTAAAAACTGGTCTACCAGACTATCTTCAACTTCCATCCAGTCTTCCATCCTCCGATTTGGCTgagatttttctgaatttaagaTGCAAAAATGTTTCCTGTCGGAGTGCTTTACCTGCTAGTGGGTGTGACTGCAAGGTTTGTGTAAAGAGTGGCTTTTGCAGTGATTGTATGTGCCTAGTGTGCTCCAAGTTTGACATGGCATCTGACACGTGTAAGTGGGTTGGTTGTGATGTTTGTCTTCATTGGTGTCATGTGGAGTGTGCCATAAGGGAATCTTATATTAGGAATGGACATAGTGCAACTGGCACCCAAGGAATGACAGAGATGCAGTTTCATTGTGTCGCTTGCAATCATCCTTCTGAGATGTTTGGATTTGTGAAAGAGGTTTTTCAAAACTTTGCAAGGGGATGGAACATTGAGAATTTTTACAGAGAACTCGAATATGTCAAGAGGATTTTCCATGTGAGCAAGGACTTGAGAGGGAAACGATTATATGAAGTTGCCGATCAGATGATGGTGAGATTGGCAAATAACGCTAACCTTCCTGAAGTATACAGTTACATCATGACTTTCCTGAATG AATCCAATTCAGCTAAATATGATAAAACTCTGGACTCTGGCATTGAACGAGGGAAAGGAGTCAACAATGTGGCTGGAGCTAGCCAGGATATGTCATGGGTCACAGGTGCAGTAGTGGAAAGGGTTCCTTTCCAAGGGGAACGTCTAAGCAGTACAATTCCAAGCCCCAATATTGGCCGGAGTGATCAGCATGCTTTGGAGTTGGAATTGCAGAGGAGTGATAAGAAAGAACCATTGTTTGATGAGTTGGAAAGTATTGTCAGAATTAAAAAAGCGGAAGCGAAGATGTTTCAAAAGCGTGCTGATGATGCAAGAAGAGAAGCTGAGGGACTGAAACGTATAGCAGTGACCAAGAATGAAAAGATCGAAGAGGAGTACACTGCCCGAATTGCAAAATTGCGCTTGGCAGAGGCTGAGGAATTGCGCAGAAAAA TGGAAGAGCTGCAGGCTTTAGAAAGAGCCCATCTAGAATATTTCAACATGAAGATCAGAATGGAAGCCGATATTAAGGATTTATTATTGAGAATGGAAGCAACTCAAAGAAACCTTGCCCTGTAA